Proteins encoded in a region of the Abyssisolibacter fermentans genome:
- a CDS encoding helix-turn-helix transcriptional regulator has translation MNKSELIDLLSSKIKLIRIENNFTQDEMSNIIGVSKKSLVEIEKGRKKLSWSLLAAICAIFRESEILKMTLGDDPVELISLIALEKFLEPKKHTIGGKIWWKDILSNDKFTLQQNIVSGHYRILDSKKRRWYSSMNKIFIEKKYNELITE, from the coding sequence ATGAACAAAAGTGAATTGATAGATTTATTATCAAGTAAAATAAAGCTTATAAGAATAGAGAATAATTTTACTCAAGATGAAATGTCTAATATTATTGGTGTTTCTAAAAAATCTTTAGTAGAGATAGAAAAAGGGAGAAAAAAATTAAGTTGGTCATTATTAGCTGCTATTTGTGCTATTTTTAGAGAGAGCGAAATTTTAAAAATGACATTAGGAGATGATCCTGTAGAACTTATAAGCTTAATTGCTTTAGAAAAATTTTTAGAGCCTAAGAAACATACTATAGGAGGTAAAATATGGTGGAAAGATATTCTATCTAATGACAAATTTACTTTACAACAAAATATAGTAAGTGGCCATTACAGAATATTAGATAGTAAAAAAAGAAGATGGTATAGTTCTATGAATAAAATTTTCATTGAAAAGAAATATAATGAATTAATTACTGAATAA